The genomic interval TCTCCTGTTCCACCATCATAAAGATAAGTATGTCCAAAACGAGGAATTCCAGCTTCGTCAGTCAATTCATTGATTTGGTCTAATGAAGCACCGTCAAAAATTGGAGTAGCATATTTTCTACCTAATTTTTGTCCAGCCCATCCAAGAACCGTTTCATAAATTTGACCAATGTTCATACGCGAAGGTACCCCAAGTGGGTTCAACACGATATCAACTGGTGTTCCGTCTTCAAGGAAAGGCATATCTTCGTGACGAACGATACGTGCAACAATACCTTTGTTACCGTGACGTCCAGCCATCTTATCTCCAACTTTCAATTTACGTTTCTTAGCGATGTAAACTTTAGCTAATTTCAAAATTCCTGCTGGCAATTCATCTCCAACAGTAATGGTGAATTTCTCTCTTCTTAAAGCACCTTGTAAATCGTTCAACTTAATTTTATAGTTATGAATTAAATCATTAACCATTTTATTAGTTGCATCATCAGCTACCCATTGACCTTTGCTTAAGTGAGCAAAATCTTCAACAGCGTAAAGCATTTTTTGAGTGTATTTTTTACCTTTTGGTAAAACTTCTTCACCCAAATCGTTCATTACACCTTGTGATGTTTTTCCGTTTACAATCAAGAAAAGTTTTTCAATCAACTTATCCTTCAAGTCTGAAAACTTAACTTCGAAATCCATTTCAAGAGATCCTAAAGCATCTTTATCTTGAGTACGTTTTCTCTTGTCTTTTACAGCTCTTGCAAATAATTTTTTATCAAGAACAACACCATGAAGTGATGGAGAAGCTTTCAATGAAGCATCTTTTACATCACCTGCTTTATCTCCAAAGATTGCACGAAGCAATTTCTCTTCTGGAGTTGGATCAGATTCTCCTTTTGGTGTAATTTTTCCAATTAGAATATCGCCAGGTTTAACCTCTGCACCAATTCTAATCATACCGTTTTCATCCAAGTCTTTAGTAGCCTCTTCAGAAACGTTAGGAATATCATTCGTTAACTCTTCGTTACCCAATTTTGTATCTCTTACTTCTAATGAGTAATCATCTACGTGGATTGAAGTAAAGATGTCATCACGAACCACTTTTTCAGAAATTACAATCGCATCCTCAAAGTTGTACCCTTTCCATGGCATAAACGCTACTTTTAGGTTACGACCTAAAGCAAGTTCACCATTTTGAGTAGCATAACCTTCAGACAATACTTGACCAGGTATAACTCTATCCCCTTTTCTTACGATTGGTTTCAAGTTGATACTTGTTCCTTGATTGGTTTTTCTAAATTTAATTAGATTATATGTTTTATCATCAGATTCAAAACTTACCATTCTTTCTTCTTCAGAACGGTCGTATTTGATAGTGATAATATTAGCATCTACATATTCTACAGTACCATGCCCTTCAGCATTGATTAATACTCTAGAATCTGAAGCTACTTGACGCTCAAGACCAGTACCTACAATTGGAGCTTCAGGACGTATTAATGGAACGGCCTGACGCATCATGTTAGATCCCATCAAGGCTCTATTCGCATCATCATGTTCCAAGAAAGGAATCAAAGATGCAGATATAGAAGCAATCTGGTTTGGTGCAACGTCTGTATAATGAACTTCTGATGGAGTAATAACTGGGAAATCACCTTCCTGACGAGCAATTACAAAGTCAGATGTCATTTTTCCTGCATCATCCATTTCGATATTTGCTTGCGCAATCATCATACCTTCTTCTTCTTCAGCAGATAAGTAAATTGGAGTAGATACTAAATCAACCACACCTTCAGTTACCTTACGGTAAGGTGTTTCGATGAATCCCATTCCGTTTACTTTAGCATAAACACCAAGAGATGAAATCAAACCAATGTTTGGTCCCTCTGGAGTTTCAATAGGACATAAACGTCCGTAGTGCGTATAGTGAACATCTCGAACCTCAAAACCAGCTCTTTCTCTCGAAAGTCCACCTGGTCCTAGGGCAGATAATCTTCTCTTGTGCGTAATCTCAGCCAATGGATTCGTTTGATCCATAAATTGAGACAACTGGTTTGTACCAAAGAAAGAGTTGATTACAGAAGATAATGTTTTAGCATTAATCAAATCTATAGGTGTAAACACCTCGTTATCTCTAACATTCATTCTCTCACGAATAGTTCTAGCCATACGAGCTAAACCAACACCGAATTGTTGCGACAATTGTTCACCAACTGTTCTAACACGACGGTTTGATAAGTGGTCAATATCATCAATATCCGCTTTCGCATTAATTAATTCAATCAAGTACTTAACAATAGTTATGATATCTTCTTTGGTAAGCACTTGCTTTTCCATTGGGATATCCAACTGTAATTTTTTGTTCATTCTATAACGACCTACTTCACCTAAGTTGTAACGTTGGTCAGAGAAGAATAATTTATCTATAATACCACGAGCAGTTTCTTCATCAGGCGGTTCTGCGTTACGCAATTGTCTGTAGATATGCTCAACAGCTTCTTTTTCAGAGTTTGTTGGATCTTTTTGTAACGTGTTATGGATGATGGCATAATCAGCTTGATTAGCATCTTCCTTGTGTAACAAAATAGATTTAACGTTAGAATCAATGATTTCTTCCACATTATCTTTATCGATAATAGTATCACGATCAAGGATTATTTCGTTACGTTCGATAGAAACTACTTCACCAGTATCTTCATCTACGAAATCTTCGTGCCATGTATTTAATACACGAGCAGCCAATTTTCTACCGATATATTTTTTAAGTCCTGTTTTAGAAACTTTAATTTCTTCTGCAAGGTCGAAAATTTCAAGGATATCCTTATCTCTTTCGAAACCGATAGCACGGAATAAAGTTGTAACAGGTAATTTTTTCTTTCTATCAATGTAAGCGTACATTACGCTATTAATATCTGTAGAAAATTCGATCCAAGATCCCTTGAACGGAATTACTCTAGCAGAGTATAATTTTGTACCATTAGCATGAAAAGATTGACCAAAGAAAACCCCTGGTGATCTGTGCAATTGAGAAACAACAACACGTTCAGCTCCATTAATTACAAATGTTCCGCTTGGCGTCATGTAAGGAATTGTACCAAGATAAACATCTTGAACAATAGTTTCAAAGTCTTCGTGCTCTGGGTCTGTACAATATAGTTTCAACCTCGCTTTTAAAGGCACACTGTGTGTTAAACCTCTTTCAATACACTCTTGGATAGTGTAACGTGGTGGATCTACAAAGTAGTCTAGGAATTCCAATACAAAGTTGTTTCTTGTATCTGTAATTGGAAAGTTTTCCATGAAGGTATTATAAAGTCCTTCATTGCCTCTTTCATCTGATTTAGTTTCTAATTGAAAAAAATCTTGAAAAGATTTAACCTGAACATCTAGAAAATCTGGATATGCAGGAATGTTTTTAGTAGAGGCAAAATTCAATCTTTCAGTCTGATTTGTTATCATCAATGGACAAAATTTTGATTATAAAAGTAATTTTTTTGTATAAGAGATTAATCTTATACCTTATAATTCACAACCATTACATCTTTAAAAATCAATTTAGGATAACTACTTTCTTATTATCTGTTAATTTTTTTTCCTCGTAATGGGAGTAAAAACTTGTAAAGACAAAAGTCAAAATGATTGCTCATACTTATAGACTTTTGTTATACGAAAAATGGTTTAGGCCATTGGATGACTAAATCCAAGACCTAAACCTTATTCTTTAAACTAAGTTTAACTATTTAAGCTCAACTACAGCTCCAGCTTCTTCTAAAGATTTTTTAAGACCTTCAGCCTCTTCTTTAGAAACACCTTCTTTTACATTAGATGGTGCGCTATCAACTACATCTTTAGCTTCTTTCAAACCTAAACCTGTAAGTTCTTTTACCATTTTCACAACAGCTAATTTAGAAGCACCAGCTTCTTTCAATACAACTGTGAATTCAGTTTGTACTTCTTCAGCAGCAGCTTCGCCACCACCTGCACCTGCAACTACTACTGCAGCAGCTGGTTCGATTCCGTACTCATCTTTCAATATTGTTGCTAAATCATTAACTTCTTTTACAGTTAAGTTAACTAATTGTTCTGCGAATTGTTTCAAATCTGCCATTTTTTCTATCGTTTTAAAATGATTTGTAAAATTATATTTTGTTTATCGTGCGCTTATTTAATAATATAAACAGAGAGATTCTCTAATAAATATTAAGCTTCTTCAGCTTGAACTTCTTCAGCTTGCTCTTCTCCAGCGAATTTGTTTTGAAGTGCAGCGATGATTCTTTGAGCTGGTGATTGAAGTAAACCAATAAGTTCTCCAAGTAATTCTTCTTTAGATTTAATTGTAGACAACATTGTTAATTGGTCGTCTCCAATGTAAACTTCAGCATTCACATAAGCACCTTTTAATACCGGCTTATCTGATTTCTTACGGAAATCTTTAATGATTTTACCTGGAGCATTAGCTACATCTGAAATAAAGATTGCTGTATTACCTACCAATACTGAAGGTAATTCACCATATTCATTTTCAGAAGTTTCCATTGCTTTTGCAAGTAATGTATTCTTTACAACTTCTAATTTAATACCTGCTTTATAACAAGCTCTTCTCAACTTTGAAGTAGTTTCTGCATTTAATCCAGAAATATCTGCTACATAAACAATATTTGTACCAGCTAACTGTGCAGTTAATTCTTCAATCGCGATTGATTTTTCTTCTCTAGTCATACTAAAAATTATTAACTACCAATTATACTGCTTTAGGATCCAATGCAATTGCAGGACTCATAGTGCTTGTAAGGTGCATACCTTTAATGTAGGTACCTTTAGCAGCAGTTGGCTTAAGTTTGATTAATGTTTGAATAATTTCGTGTGCATTGTCATAAATTTGTTCAGCTCCGAAAGAAACTTTACCAATTCCTGCATGTACGATACCAGTTTTATCAACTTTAAAGTCAATTTTACCAGCTTTTACCTCTGCAACAGCTTTAGCAACATCCATAGTTACTGTACCTGTTTTAGGATTAGGCATTAAACCTCTAGGTCCTAAAATACGACCTAATGGACCTAATTTACCCATTACAGATGGCATAGTGATGATTACATCAACATCTGTCCAACCATCTTTAATTTTTTGTAAGTACTCATCAAGACCAACAAAGTCTGCACCAGCTGCCAAAGCTTCCGCTTCTTTATCTGGAGTAACCAATGCTAATACTTTTACATCTTTACCAGTTCCGTGAGGCAATGTAACTACACCTCTTACCATTTGATTCGCTTTTCTTGGATCTACACCCAATCTTATTGCGATATCAACAGACTCATCAAATTTTGCAGAAGCAAGAACTTTAATTAATGCAGAAGCATCTTTTAAAGAATATAACTTGTTCTTTTCAATTTTTGAAGCAGCCTCTTTTTGCTTTTTTGTCAATTTTGCCATGTCTTTCTCTTAATTAAAAAGGAGCGTCTCCTGATACAGTTATACCCATAGATCTAGCTGTTCCAGCAACCATACTCATTGCAGACTCCGTAGTGAATGCATTTAAGTCTGGCATCTTGTCTTCAGCAATAGCTCTAATTTGTTCCCAAGTAACACTAGCTACTTTTTTACGATTAGGCTCACCTGAACCAGATTTTAGCTTTGCAGCTTCCAATAATTGAACTGCTGCAGGAGGAGTCTTAACAACAAATTCAAATGATTTGTCTTTATACACAGTAATTTGTACTGGGCATATTTTGCCGGGTTTATCTTGTGTTCTAGCATTGAACTGCTTACAGAACTCCATGATGTTTACCCCAGCAGCTCCTAAAGCAGGTCCAACCGGTGGCGACGGATTCGCAGCACCTCCCTTAACTTGTAGTTTAACTACCTTACTAATTTCTTTAGCCATTTTTTAAAAATTTAACACAACAATTATAGAAGCAATTGATGTGATTTATTATAGTGTAACAAAAATTATACTTTTTCAACTTGCATAAAACTCAATTCTAATGGCGTTTTTCTTCCGAAAATCTTAACCATTACTTCAAGTTTACGCTTTTCATCATTAATTTTCTCAACAGTACCGTTGAAACCATTAAATGGACCATCAACAACTTTGATAGTTTCTCCAAGATTGAATGGTATTGAATGATTATCAGTATTCACTGCTAATTCATCTACCTTACCTAACATTCTATTAACCTCTGACGTTCTTAATGGAACAGGCTCCCCCCCTTTAGTTTCTCCTAAAAAACCAATTACAGAAGTAATTGACTTAATAATATGAGGAATTTCACCAACAAGATTCGCTTCGACCATTACATAACCAGGAAAATAAACTTTCTCTTTAACTATTTTTTTCCCATCTTTTACTGTAACTACTTTCTCAGTAGGAACAAGAACTTGAGAAACAAAGTCTTCCATTCCCAATCTAGAAATCTCAGTCTCGATATAAGCTTTCACTTTATTCTCTTGACCACTTACAGCCCTAACGACATACCATTTCTTTAAATTATTATCTGCCATGTCAATTATTAAGCTTTAATCCAGTTAAAAAATCCTGCTAATGCTTTTGCAAAAACTTCATCTACTCCCCATGTTGCCAAAGCAAACAATACTGAAAAAACAGCCACAACAATAGTTAGTCGCTGCACCTCAGCCCACTCTGGCCAAGTTACATTTGATTTTAATTCTTCAAATGCTTCTGAAATGTAATTAACAATTTTTGCCATTAGATATGTTTTTTTTATTGCACGGGCGGAGGGATTCGAACCCCCATCAACGGTTTTGGAGACCGCTATTCTACCCTTGAACTACGCCCGTAAAATTAACCAGCAACAACCTAAGAAGTTGCTGGTTATATAATTTAATTTGAATTATGCTACAATTTCAGTTACCTGACCTGCACCTACAGTTCTACCACCTTCACGGATAGCAAAACGTAATCCAACATTCATTGCGATTGGGCTTAACAAAGCAACATTGATCGTTAAGTTATCTCCTGGCATCACCATCTCTACACCTTCTGGCAAAGTAATAACTCCTGTTACGTCAGTTGTACGTACGTAGAACTGTGGACGGTAGTTGTTATGGAATGGAGTATGACGTCCACCTTCTTCTTTTTTCAAGATATACACCTCAGCTTTGAAAGTCGCGTGTGGTTTTACTGAACCTGGCTTAATGATAACCATTCCTCTTTTGATAGAATCTTTATCAACACCTCTTAAAAGTAAACCTACGTTATCTCCAGCTTCACCTCTATCAAGGATCTTACGGAACATTTCAACTCCCGTAATTGTAGAAGCTAATTTCCCAGCTCCCATACCGATGATTTCAACAGCGTCTCCTGTATTAGCAATACCAGTTTCGATACGACCTGTAGCAACAGTTCCACGACCAGTAATTGTAAATACATCCTCAACTGGCATCAAGAAAGGTTTTGCAGTATCACGTATTGGCTCTTCGATCCAAGCATCAACAGCTTCCATCAATTCAAGAATTTTAGGAACCCATGCAGCATCATTATTCAATCCACCTAAAGCAGATCCTTGAATAACTGGACAGTTGTCTCCGTCATATTCATAGAAAGACAATAAGTCTCTAATTTCCATTTCAACAAGTTCTAACAACTCCTCGTCATCAACCATATCCACTTTGTTCATGAATACAACCATTCTAGGAATACCTACTTGGCGACCTAAAAGGATATGCTCACGAGTTTGTGGCATTGGTCCATCAGTTGCAGCAACCACAAGGATAGCTCCATCCATTTGAGCAGCACCAGTAACCATGTTCTTTACGTAATCCGCGTGACCTGGACAGTCAACGTGAGCGTAATGACGATTAGCTGTTTCATACTCAACGTGAGATGTATTAATTGTAATACCTCTTTCTTTTTCTTCAGGAGCATTATCAATTTGATCAAAAGATTTCGCTTGACAGTAACCAGCATCAGATAACACTTTAGTTATTGCAGCAGTTAATGTAGTTTTTCCGTGATCTACGTGTCCGATTGTACCAATATTTAAGTGTGGTTTCGAACGGTTAAAGGTTTCTTTTGCCATTTTACTTAGATTTTAATCTTTATTAATTTATTAGTGTTCAAAATTTTTTATTGAGCCAATGTCGGGAATTGAACCCGAGACCTCTTCCTTACCAAGGAAGCACTCTACCCCTGAGCTACACCGGCGGTAAAGTTTAGTTTCATGCTTAAAGCTTCTTGTTATCATCAACATCTGAAACTTAAAACGCTCAAACTTCTTTTGTGGGGAGAGCAGGATTCGAACCTGCGAAGTTCACACAGCAGATTTACAGTCTGCCCTCGTTGGCCGCTTGAGTATCTCCCCTCTTTTTTTATTTAATTTCAACTTTCAAAACCTCAGTTTCATTTGAGCCGGCGGAGGGACTCGAACCCACGACCTGCTGATTACAAATCAGCTGCTCTAGCCAACTGAGCTACGCTGGCAATTTCAATAAAAAAAGTCCGCTATTTCTAACGGACTGCAAATGTATAGATTTTATCTCTCAAACAAAACATTTTTTTAAAAAATTTTCACATTATGCTTGAGCTCGAGTTTTTTCTTTCCTTTTTACCAGCAAACGCTCTAAAGATTCAGCAGATAACTCAAGCGCTTCTTCAAATGATTTACACTGTTTTTTCACTAAAAAACCATCTCCAGGCACATTTATCTTGACCTCGACAATTTTATTTTCTTTATCGCTCGTTTTCTCTACTTTCAAATACACATCAGACGACACTACTTTATCGTAATACTTTTCTAACTTATCCATTCTCTCCTGAACAAAATTAACTAGTTTTCCGTCAACATTAAAGTTAACTGCATGAATACTTACCTTCATAATCAATACTTATTTAATGGTTAAACTTAATTATCATCACTCCTAGGGTGCGCCTTTCCATATACTTTCTTAAGTTCTAACAAACTACTATGTGTGTATATTTGAGTTGACGCTAAACTAGAATGCCCTAATAATTCTTTTACTGAATTCAAATCCGCTCCATTATTTAATAAATGAGTAGCAAAGGAATGCCTTAACACATGAGGACTCTTTTTTATCTTTTCTGAAGCTCTACTAAAGTACAAATTTACCAACCGATAAACAAGAGAGTTATTTAACATTAGACCTTTTTTTGTTACAAAAAAATACTCAGAATCTTCAACTACCTCAACACGAGACCGTTCCCTAATGTAGTAAATTATATTTTTTTTAATTATAGGCAGAATCGGAAGTACGCGTTCTTTATTTCTTTTCCCAAGAACTTTCAGTGTATTATTAACCAAATCAATATCACTCATTTTTAATTGAATCAATTCAGCCCTACGCATACCCGTCGCATAAAACAACTCTATTATCAATTGATTGCGAATAGAATCAAAGCTCTCCTTCTCCTGAACCTCATCCAAGACACGAACAACTTCATTCTCAGAAAAAGGAATCTGAAGTGATTTAACCACCTTTAAAGACTTATGTTTCAACAAAGGACTTACCTCTATTTGCTTTGTCTTTAATAAGAATTTATAAAAAGCCTTCAAAGAAGCAATTTTCCTATTTACAGAAACCGCAGACAAACCTCCATCTACCAAACTAACAATCCAACTTCTAATCTGACTATAATTCGCTTGCTCAACACCTACTTGCTCAAAATTAAACTTATTGAAGCTTTGAAAACTAAGCAAATCCTTCTCATACGCTACCAAAGTATGAGTAGAGTATTTTTTCTCTTTTAAAAGATATTCCTTAAATGCATCGATAGTTGTAGCCATAAAAAAACCGTTAGCATCAAAGTTACTAAACTTTGAATACTAACGGTAATTATTTTCAATAAAGAAAACTACTAACTCTCTAAACCATCTTTCATGTTTTGGATATAAGCTGCTTTCTGAACTTTAATTCTATTTTTCACAGAAGGCTTGATAAAAGCTTGACGTGCTCTTAACTGACGAACTGTTCCAGTTTTATCAAATTTTCTTTTATAGCGCTTTAATGCTCTATCGATATTTTCTCCGTCTTTAATTGGTATAATTAACATAATTTTGACACCCCCTTTCGTTAAGTGTGCAAAGGTAAAATTAAAAATGAATTATGAGTTATGAATTATGAATTATTTTCCAAAAAGAAAATAGAACAAAGAATAAAGACTTCACTACATATTTAAAATAACTATCTAAAAAAAGAGCCAAGTTACAACATCTTGCTTCTTGGCTCTTTTCTCTATTCTCTTAAACCTATCTTAATCCTTCAACAGATTTCTCGCAATCACTACTTTCTGAATCTCGGTAGTTCCTTCTCCTATAGTACATAACTTAGCATCCCTATAGAATTTTTCCACAGGATAATCTTTAGTATAACCATAGCCGCCGTGTATCTGAACAGCTTCGTTTGCCACTTTACAACATACCTCAGAAGCATACATTTTAGCCATTGCTCCCATAGTAGTTACGGGTTTGTGTTGTTGTTTCAAAAAAGCAGCTTTATGCAAAAGCAGTTCAGAAGCTTCTATTTCAGTGGCCATATCTGCTAATTTAAAAGAAATCCCTTGAAAGCTACTAATCGGTTTTCCAAATTGATGTCTTTCTTTAGAATATTTCAAAGCCGCTTCATATGCACCTTTGGCAATCCCTAAAGATAAAGCTCCAATAGATATTCTACCACCGTCTAAGATTTTCATAGCTTGAATAAAACCATTACCTACTTCCCCTAAGCGATTAGAGTCTGGAATACGACAATTATCAAATACCAACTCTGCTGTTTCACTGGCACGCATTCCTAATTTATTTTCTTTTTTACCAGAGCTAAAACCTACCATTCCTTTTTCAAAGACAAAAGCAGTCATTCCATGAGAATCGCCTTTTTCGCCTGTACGAACAATCACAACTGCAACATCTCCCGAAATAGCATGTGTGATAAAGTTTTTAGCTCCATTTACAACCCAAAAATCACCCTCTTTTTTTGCCGTAGTATTCATTCCTCCAGCATCCGAACCTGTATTATGCTCTGTTAATCCCCAAGCACCAATATGTTCACCACTGGCCAATTTAGGAATCCATTTTTTCTTTTGTTCCTCATTACCAAACGTCAAAATATGATTGGTACAAAGTGAATTATGCGCGGCTACCGATAGACCAATCGAAGGATCGACTTTTGAAATTTCTTCGACTATAGTAATGTATTCATGATAGCCTAGACCTGAACCTCCTAATTCTTCAGGAACTAAAATACCCATAAATCCCATCTCTCCTAACTTCCTAAATAACGGAACTGGAAAAGTCTGAGCCTCATCCCATTCCATAATAAATGGACGGATGTTTTTCTCTGCAAAATCTCTTATGGATTGCGCAATCATGGACTGCGTTTCGTTATAATCAAAGTTCATCGTAAAGCTTTTGTTTTTTAAAAGGTCAAATATAAGGCTATAATATTAGCTTTTTCAATAGACAAGCCTTTAATTTTTGTTAAATCAGTTGCGTTTTTAAAATCACCATTCATGCTTCTACACATCACTATTTCTTTAGCTAAAGCATATCTAAAATAAGGGAATTGTGCTATTTCTTTCAAAGAAGCATTGTTTATATCTAATTTCATAATTTGAGAAATTACTCCAATTTTAAAATTTGAATTCAACTTAGTAATTACTTCAGGTGGTAACCCCCACACATCATCCATTTGTTGCATCGAAACAAAGCCACCTAAACTTTCTCTAAATTTTATAATTCGATCCGAATAACCTGCTCCAATGCCGTTGATTTTCATAAAATCTTCTTGTGAAGCCGTATTCACATCCGTTATTGTGATTTTATCACTTTTGGCAAACGATTCCTTTTCATACTGTACATATCCTTTGAATTCCTTTTTATTCGTAACCCAGTCTGGAAATTTAAAATAAGGAGAAATAGTAGCCAATAAAGAATCCGAAACCTGAGTTATTTTTTGAAAATCTTGTACTGAATTTACGTATTGATTGGTTTTTCTAAAAGCTAAAAGTCGATCAATTTCAGGAACTGACATACCTAATTTATACCCTTTATAATCGGTTATAAAATTTGGATTAAATGGTTTTAACTCATATTTGTATCCGGATGAAACCATTTTTAATCGATCTATTTCGGGTTGAATAGCTAACCACTGTTTTTCAGCATCCGAATGAATCATTTCAAACTCAGTTTTCTCATAGAAAAACCAAATGGTTTGAATCAAAACAATCAGTAATACCAAAACAAAAATCCCGTTCCTTTGTTCTTTGGAAAACAAAAAGTAGGATTTTAAATCTTTCATAATCTAAAAATAAAATTACACTTCAAAACTATTCTTTAGGTTGTCTTTCTACCTCATCATCATTTTCAGAAAATGAATCTGGTTCTTGTTTAGGTTTTATGGTAAGAACTTTATAGAAGAAATAAACCGCAAAAAAAACAACTATCCCTTGGGTAAGCAACATGGTTATTAAAGCTTCTGTATTCATAATATATTTTATTTAAATAAATTAAACCACTTTTTACAAAGTGGCACGACCTTCTCTTCTTCTTTTTTGAAACGCTGCGTAAACTAAACTACTGATAAAAACAAACAATCCTAACAACATTAATCGAGCAAAATTAAGATAGAAAATTTTATCTTCCAACTGTGTAATTAGAGCCGAATCAGTCGCTACCGCTATTTGTTCTTTAATACCTGCGTGTGTAATCGTTTTAATAATTGAACCATTATCCAATACCCACGTTTTACCAGAAATCAAATTATTCATATTTCCTGACCAGTCATTATCTAGCGGTTTAAATACCGATCCCATAAAAATAATAATCAACATCAATGGTGTAACATACTTGATAATATATTTATAAATAGTAGGCACTTTAATATCCGCCCCATTGGTAATCGCTGGCCAACCTTTTTCCATTCCGAAAATCCATGAAAACAAAATAGTTTCAAGCATTGCAAACAATACTAAACTTACCGTTCCTGCCCAATAATCATATTCATCAAACACCCCTTCTTGAAAGAAAATAACCGTAGGTAATCCTAAAATTAAAGCAATTAAACCAAATGACCAAGCTCCTTTATTCTGATTCCAGCCAAATTCATCCCGCATAAAACCTATCCATGGAGTCCCCATCGCTAGTGAAGAAGTAATTCCTGCAAAAAACAATAAACCAAACCAAAGTACCCCAGCAAATACAGCAATTAAACTTCCCCACTGTTGAAACAGATAAGGCATCGTTTGAAATGCCATCCCAAAACCAGCATTTTGAATTACCCAGTCCAGTCCTAAATAACCTGCAGCAATAGGGATTACAATTAAACTTCCTAAAACCACCTCAACAAATTCATTCATAAATCCTGCTGAAACAGCATTCAATGCGACATCATCTTTTTCTGCTAGGTAAGACGAATAACAATGTACTGTCCCCATCCCAACTGATAAGGTAAAAAAGATTTGTCCAGCTGCTGCCATCCATACTTTTAAATCTAACAAAGAACTGTATTGCGGTGTCCAAAGAAAATTAAGTCCATCCCAAGCATTAGCGTCTGGAAAAATCTCAGAAGCTCCTGAAGTTCCCAAAGTCAATCCTTTGATCGCTAAAATAGCTCCAAATAAAATCAAAAGTGGCATACCAATTTTCGCCACTTTTTCAATTCCTCTAAGCCCTTTCGATAAAATATAAGTATTGATAATCAAACAAATTACATAAAAAATAACTCCTTCATAAGGAATTCCTGTTGTGGAATGCCCTATATCAACATAATCA from Flavobacterium ovatum carries:
- a CDS encoding sodium-dependent transporter → MAVKSDAWGSRVGLILAMAGNAVGLGNFLRFPVQAVQNGGGAFIIPYLICFLIMGIPLLFIEWSSGRFGGKFGNHSTPYILDSMVKGRLLKYIGVFGIFTNIAVAAYYCYIESWTMSYVYHSLIGTFDGMSQANVAAFFGDYVDIGHSTTGIPYEGVIFYVICLIINTYILSKGLRGIEKVAKIGMPLLILFGAILAIKGLTLGTSGASEIFPDANAWDGLNFLWTPQYSSLLDLKVWMAAAGQIFFTLSVGMGTVHCYSSYLAEKDDVALNAVSAGFMNEFVEVVLGSLIVIPIAAGYLGLDWVIQNAGFGMAFQTMPYLFQQWGSLIAVFAGVLWFGLLFFAGITSSLAMGTPWIGFMRDEFGWNQNKGAWSFGLIALILGLPTVIFFQEGVFDEYDYWAGTVSLVLFAMLETILFSWIFGMEKGWPAITNGADIKVPTIYKYIIKYVTPLMLIIIFMGSVFKPLDNDWSGNMNNLISGKTWVLDNGSIIKTITHAGIKEQIAVATDSALITQLEDKIFYLNFARLMLLGLFVFISSLVYAAFQKRRREGRATL